The following proteins are co-located in the Xiphophorus maculatus strain JP 163 A chromosome 24, X_maculatus-5.0-male, whole genome shotgun sequence genome:
- the LOC102233792 gene encoding pro-opiomelanocortin-like: protein MMAPFSCFSSCLSVCVYVCVCVLDRQDINEPLQASEDRSDQEVEEEEEEEVFTSQNPPAIIIIRRRRNIKLWIMCPAWLLVAVVVVGGARGAASQCWESLSCQELNSESSMMDCIHACRSDLTAETPLVPGDAHLSPPPDPAAPQAKRSYSMEHFRWGKPVGRKRRPVKVYTSNGVQEESAEAFPAEMRRRSDEEEEEEEEQLLQEKKDGSYKMKHFRWSGPPAGKRYGGFMKSWEEGRQKPLVTLLKNIINKEEQM, encoded by the exons atGATGGCGCCGTTCAGCTGTTTCAGCTCCTGTTTAAG tgtgtgtgtgtatgtatgtgtgtgtgtccttgacAGGCAGGATATAAACGAGCCGCTCCAAGCTTCAGAGGACAGGAGCGACcaagaagtagaagaagaagaagaagaagaagtcttCACCTCCCAGAATCCaccagcaataataataataagaagaagaagaaacatcaAACTGTG GATCATGTGTCCTGCGTGGCTATTGGTGGCCGTGGtggttgtgggcggagccagaGGAGCGGCCAGCCAATGCTGGGAGAGTCTGAGCTGCCAGGAGTTGAACAGCGAGAGCAGCATGATG GACTGTATCCACGCCTGTCGCTCCGACCTGACGGCCGAGACGCCCCTGGTCCCAGGCGACGCCCACCTGTCGCCGCCCCCCGACCCCGCCGCCCCGCAGGCCAAGCGCTCCTACTCCATGGAGCATTTCCGTTGGGGGAAGCCGGTCGGCCGCAAACGCCGCCCCGTCAAGGTCTACACGTCCAACGGCGTGCAGGAGGAGTCGGCCGAGGCGTTCCCCGCCGAGATGAGGAGGCGCagcgatgaagaggaggaggaggaggaagagcagctgctgcaggagaagAAGGACGGATCCTACAAGATGAAGCACTTCCGCTGGAGCGGGCCGCCGGCGGGGAAACGCTACGGAGGATTCATGAAGAGCTGGGAGGAAGGGCGGCAGAAACCGCTGGTCACGCTGCTGAAGAACATCATCAACAAGGAGGAGCAGATGTAG
- the LOC102233536 gene encoding DPH3 homolog, producing MSVFHDEVEIEDFEFDEETEAYYFPCPCGDRFCITKEDLENGEEAATCPSCSLIVKVIYDKELFMSGETVEAPSEPKLQQVQT from the exons ATGTCGGTGTTTCATGATGAGGTGGAGATTGAGGACTTTGAGTTTGACGAGGAGACGGAGGCCTACTACTTCCCTTGTCCCTGTGGAGACCGCTTCTGTATAACCAAG GAGGACCTGGAGAACGGGGAGGAGGCGGCCACATGTCCCAGCTGCTCGCTCATCGTTAAAGTCATCTATGATAAG gaACTTTTCATGTCTGGAGAAACTGTAGAAGCTCCATCAGAACCTAAACTGCAGCAAGTTCagacctga